In Brevundimonas sp. SGAir0440, one DNA window encodes the following:
- a CDS encoding TMEM175 family protein, protein MTTTTTADLSPAKGDHSLERLLLFSDGVFAIAITLLAIELHVPEGWNGQWASLWAERWPMFTAFALSFAIIGVFWNTHRRVFARMIGFSNGVMIFNMLALAGVVLMPFATTLLYEQPRNGEGAWIYLSLVALVGVMHAGAYGWAAFVTDAIRPRPHWAVRATVVVTHALMPGLACALSFFLMARGVGLLAAVTALALGLLIAGRVWVGRRFGGAA, encoded by the coding sequence ATGACGACGACGACGACAGCGGACCTGAGCCCGGCGAAGGGCGATCACAGCCTGGAGCGGCTGCTGCTGTTCTCGGACGGGGTGTTCGCCATCGCCATCACCCTGCTGGCCATCGAACTGCATGTGCCCGAAGGCTGGAACGGACAGTGGGCCAGCCTGTGGGCCGAGCGGTGGCCGATGTTCACGGCCTTTGCGCTGAGCTTCGCCATCATCGGCGTCTTCTGGAACACGCACCGGCGAGTGTTCGCCCGCATGATCGGCTTCAGCAACGGGGTCATGATCTTCAACATGTTGGCCCTGGCCGGGGTGGTGCTGATGCCGTTCGCCACGACCCTGCTCTACGAACAGCCGCGCAACGGAGAGGGGGCCTGGATCTATCTGAGCCTGGTGGCCCTGGTCGGCGTGATGCACGCCGGCGCCTATGGCTGGGCCGCCTTCGTCACCGATGCGATCCGGCCGCGGCCGCATTGGGCGGTGCGCGCCACGGTGGTCGTGACCCATGCCCTGATGCCGGGGCTGGCCTGCGCGCTGAGCTTCTTCCTGATGGCGAGAGGCGTCGGGCTGCTGGCGGCCGTGACGGCGCTGGCGCTGGGGCTGCTGATCGCCGGCCGGGTGTGGGTCGGACGCCGCTTCGGCGGAGCCGCCTGA
- a CDS encoding GFA family protein, translating into MTISTGRCLCGAVTFTATPNGGMHACHCPTCRRQSGGILFSVDCGDSVAVTGEVATYVSSEWATRQFCPACGTGLFWRSNDGAITMVSAQAFDDPAAFVLEDEFCIESKPATYALAGERPRLTTDELWAQFAPSRD; encoded by the coding sequence ATGACGATTTCGACAGGGCGGTGCCTGTGCGGCGCCGTCACCTTCACTGCGACGCCGAACGGCGGGATGCACGCCTGCCACTGCCCGACCTGCCGGCGGCAGTCGGGCGGCATCCTGTTCAGCGTCGACTGCGGCGACAGCGTCGCGGTCACGGGCGAGGTGGCGACCTATGTCTCGTCCGAGTGGGCGACGCGGCAGTTCTGCCCCGCCTGCGGGACCGGCCTGTTCTGGCGCTCAAACGACGGGGCGATCACCATGGTCTCGGCCCAGGCGTTCGACGATCCGGCGGCCTTTGTCCTTGAGGACGAGTTCTGCATCGAGAGCAAGCCGGCGACCTATGCGCTGGCGGGCGAACGGCCGCGCCTGACGACGGACGAGCTATGGGCGCAGTTCGCGCCGTCGCGGGATTGA
- a CDS encoding pseudouridine synthase, with amino-acid sequence MVRHTDDNDKKPRARQDERSPRPFKSSGPRKSGDGTRSFGDKPRGPREDGAKRFGDKADRPRSDKPRSDRPRTDKGGKDGKSKTPETPLRAERIAKTMARAGIASRREVERLIGLGKVAVNGRILDTPATLVTRDDVITVDGKPIGGAQATRVWRYHKPAGLLTSHSDPTGRPTVFDALPAGLPRVISVGRLDLATEGLLLLTNDGELSRALELPSTSLVRQYRARARGKITQEQLDALKDGVVVDGVSYGPIEAKLDKAKESKSEDGKAPANLWISVSITEGKNREVRKVLESVGLTVNRLIRLAYGPFRLDVLPVGSVEEVGPRVIRELLADYIRPENLPTGNTVETPAPIPGRRVSTPIVKGRSGSAMSDPSRKPSRVRAAETAQAVAVERRERPPKKEGWAKAAPKFEHSKTFKPRERTAPAGDRPAREANSVRDGDRPKRAFKPREDQFIDDRRGKPGAKPTGRAGSGPRAGGLGGKPSGGRDFKPRTGGGKPAGPSGTSGRGPGGKPRTPR; translated from the coding sequence ATGGTCCGCCATACAGACGACAACGACAAGAAGCCCCGCGCCCGTCAAGACGAACGGTCGCCCCGGCCCTTTAAATCCTCCGGTCCCCGCAAGAGCGGCGACGGGACGAGATCATTCGGCGACAAGCCGCGCGGCCCTCGCGAAGACGGCGCCAAGCGGTTCGGCGACAAGGCCGACCGCCCCCGCAGCGACAAGCCGCGCAGCGACCGGCCCCGCACCGATAAGGGCGGCAAGGACGGCAAGTCCAAGACGCCTGAGACGCCTCTGCGCGCCGAGCGAATCGCCAAGACCATGGCCCGCGCCGGCATCGCCTCGCGCCGCGAGGTCGAACGGCTGATCGGTCTGGGCAAGGTGGCGGTCAACGGCCGCATCCTGGATACGCCCGCGACGCTGGTGACGCGCGACGACGTCATCACCGTGGACGGCAAGCCGATCGGCGGGGCGCAGGCGACGCGTGTCTGGCGCTATCACAAGCCGGCGGGCCTGTTGACCAGCCACAGCGATCCGACGGGTCGCCCGACGGTGTTCGACGCCCTGCCGGCCGGTCTGCCGCGCGTGATTTCGGTCGGGCGGCTGGACCTGGCGACCGAAGGCCTGCTGCTGCTGACCAACGACGGCGAGCTGAGCCGGGCGCTTGAGCTGCCCTCGACCTCGCTGGTGCGTCAGTACCGGGCGCGGGCGCGGGGCAAGATCACCCAGGAGCAGTTGGACGCGCTGAAGGACGGCGTGGTCGTGGACGGCGTCTCCTATGGCCCCATCGAGGCCAAGCTGGACAAGGCCAAGGAGTCCAAGTCCGAAGACGGCAAGGCGCCGGCGAACCTGTGGATCTCGGTGTCGATCACCGAGGGCAAGAACCGCGAGGTCAGGAAGGTGCTGGAGTCCGTCGGCCTGACGGTCAACCGGCTGATCCGCCTTGCCTACGGCCCATTCCGCCTGGACGTGCTGCCGGTCGGGTCGGTGGAAGAGGTCGGGCCGCGCGTGATCCGCGAGCTGCTGGCCGACTACATCCGGCCCGAGAACCTGCCGACCGGCAATACGGTCGAGACGCCCGCGCCCATCCCCGGCCGTCGGGTCTCGACGCCCATCGTCAAGGGCCGGTCGGGTTCGGCCATGTCGGATCCGTCGCGCAAGCCTAGCCGCGTCCGCGCCGCCGAGACGGCCCAGGCGGTTGCGGTCGAGCGCCGCGAGCGTCCTCCCAAGAAGGAAGGCTGGGCCAAGGCCGCGCCCAAGTTCGAGCATTCCAAGACCTTCAAGCCGCGCGAACGCACCGCGCCCGCCGGCGACCGCCCGGCGCGTGAGGCCAACTCCGTGAGGGATGGAGATCGGCCCAAGCGCGCCTTCAAGCCGCGCGAAGACCAGTTCATCGACGATCGGCGCGGCAAGCCCGGCGCCAAGCCGACGGGACGCGCCGGTTCCGGCCCTCGCGCCGGGGGCCTTGGCGGCAAGCCGAGCGGCGGCCGCGACTTCAAGCCTCGCACGGGCGGCGGCAAGCCGGCCGGTCCGTCTGGAACCAGCGGACGCGGACCCGGCGGCAAGCCGCGCACGCCGCGCTGA
- the tadA gene encoding tRNA adenosine(34) deaminase TadA, with product MRMALDQAQAAADAGEVPVGAILVDPASGKVISTGANGPIAARDPTAHAEIVAMRRAATALDNYRLTGLTLYVTLEPCAMCAGAISHARIGRVVWAADDPKGGAVIHGPRLFEQPTCHWRPSTDSGLLADEASSLLKSFFRQRRGTATGGAR from the coding sequence ATGCGCATGGCGCTGGACCAAGCGCAAGCGGCGGCGGACGCAGGAGAGGTGCCCGTGGGCGCAATTCTTGTCGATCCTGCCTCAGGTAAGGTAATTTCGACCGGCGCGAACGGTCCGATTGCGGCTCGCGACCCCACCGCCCATGCCGAGATCGTCGCCATGCGGCGCGCGGCGACGGCGCTGGACAACTACCGCCTGACCGGCCTGACCCTGTATGTGACGCTGGAGCCCTGCGCCATGTGCGCCGGCGCCATCAGCCACGCCCGCATCGGCCGCGTCGTCTGGGCCGCCGACGATCCCAAGGGCGGCGCCGTCATCCATGGCCCGCGCCTGTTCGAACAACCCACCTGCCACTGGCGTCCCAGCACGGACTCAGGCCTTCTGGCGGACGAGGCGTCGTCGCTGCTGAAATCCTTCTTCCGTCAAAGACGGGGAACGGCGACAGGCGGCGCACGTTAA
- a CDS encoding MliC family protein, producing the protein MFKPDLPQPIVFSGLAALALLTACGADPDKAPRTGDEVKERAIQAQSARQRTGAEIQDRTLNRVVHTVYLCDNGERLSVDFDNPRQMATIRNSSGEAIDLYQERAADGIWYRASNVELRGKGVLATWSVEGRQPTECRAVD; encoded by the coding sequence TTGTTCAAGCCGGATCTGCCGCAGCCGATCGTGTTCAGCGGCCTGGCCGCCCTGGCCCTCCTCACCGCCTGCGGCGCCGACCCCGACAAGGCGCCGCGCACCGGCGACGAGGTCAAAGAACGCGCCATCCAGGCCCAGTCCGCCCGCCAGCGCACCGGCGCCGAAATCCAGGACCGCACCCTGAACCGCGTCGTCCACACCGTCTATCTTTGCGACAACGGCGAGCGCCTGTCGGTCGACTTCGACAACCCGCGCCAGATGGCCACCATCCGCAACTCGTCCGGCGAGGCCATCGACCTGTATCAGGAGCGCGCCGCCGACGGCATCTGGTACCGCGCCTCCAACGTCGAGCTGCGCGGCAAGGGCGTCCTCGCCACCTGGTCGGTCGAAGGCCGTCAGCCAACGGAATGCCGGGCGGTAGACTAA
- a CDS encoding GNAT family N-acetyltransferase: protein MRIASVALEDRFVRLEPFEEGLEADVKAALDCDPEAWDIMVAPAHGDHFEAWWKAALAAMQAQTRIAYAVRRRSDGAVVGTTSLYEINPAYRRCEIGSTFYRPEARGGVINPACKRLLLGHAFDAGAVRVEIITDAVNPHSQAAILKLGAKAEGVLRKHKITWTGRARDTAMFAVIDDDWAEVRERLDRRLAAFA, encoded by the coding sequence ATGCGAATCGCCTCGGTTGCTCTGGAGGATCGCTTCGTGCGGCTGGAGCCGTTCGAGGAAGGACTGGAAGCCGACGTCAAGGCCGCGCTGGATTGCGATCCCGAGGCCTGGGATATCATGGTCGCCCCTGCCCATGGCGATCATTTCGAGGCCTGGTGGAAGGCTGCGCTGGCGGCGATGCAGGCGCAGACGCGGATCGCCTATGCGGTGCGGCGACGCTCGGACGGGGCGGTGGTCGGGACGACCAGCCTGTATGAGATCAACCCGGCCTATCGCCGCTGCGAGATCGGCTCGACCTTCTATCGGCCCGAGGCGCGGGGCGGGGTGATCAACCCGGCCTGCAAGCGGCTGTTGCTGGGGCATGCCTTCGACGCGGGCGCTGTGCGGGTCGAGATCATCACCGACGCCGTCAACCCCCACAGCCAGGCCGCCATCCTGAAGCTGGGCGCCAAGGCCGAAGGCGTGCTGAGGAAGCACAAGATCACCTGGACCGGCCGGGCGCGCGACACCGCCATGTTCGCCGTCATCGACGACGACTGGGCCGAGGTGCGCGAGAGACTGGACCGCCGATTAGCGGCCTTCGCTTAG
- the aroB gene encoding 3-dehydroquinate synthase encodes MTIIPVSGGAFAAYDVVVRRGLLAQAGAHITPLANGRTVIVTDETVAGIHADTLTASLTAAGVTSEIVAVPAGEGSKSFAELERVLDRLLEIGLDRKDVVIALGGGVVGDLAGLAAALFMRGIDFVQIPTTLLAQVDSSVGGKTAIDTPRGKNLVGAFHQPRLVLADIDVLATLPERQVRSGWAEVLKHGLICDAAFFDWLAGEGAAGAKGDPAALERAVIRSVEIKSAVVGEDEKEAGLRALLNLGHTFGHAIETEVGFDEGALAHGEAVALGCCMAFRYSAAEELCSADDVERVEAVVAAAGLPTRLDQAGSFSADRLLALMAGDKKAEGGALTLILTRGIGQAFVAKGVDAAKVRAFLTKEGATA; translated from the coding sequence ATGACGATCATTCCGGTCAGCGGCGGGGCCTTTGCCGCCTATGACGTCGTTGTGAGACGCGGGCTGCTGGCGCAGGCTGGCGCACACATCACGCCGTTGGCCAACGGGCGGACGGTCATCGTCACCGACGAGACGGTTGCGGGCATCCACGCCGATACCCTGACCGCGTCGCTGACGGCGGCGGGCGTGACCAGCGAAATCGTGGCGGTGCCGGCGGGCGAGGGCTCCAAGTCCTTCGCCGAGCTGGAACGCGTGCTGGACCGGCTGCTGGAGATCGGTCTGGATCGCAAGGATGTGGTCATCGCCTTGGGCGGCGGGGTCGTCGGCGATCTGGCCGGTCTGGCGGCGGCCCTGTTCATGCGCGGCATAGACTTCGTGCAGATTCCGACGACCCTGCTGGCCCAGGTCGACTCGTCCGTCGGCGGCAAGACGGCCATCGATACGCCGCGTGGCAAGAACTTGGTCGGCGCCTTTCATCAGCCGCGTCTGGTGCTGGCGGATATCGACGTGCTGGCGACGCTGCCGGAACGTCAGGTGAGGTCCGGCTGGGCCGAGGTGCTGAAACACGGGCTGATCTGCGACGCGGCCTTCTTCGATTGGCTGGCGGGCGAGGGGGCTGCGGGCGCCAAAGGCGATCCGGCTGCGCTGGAACGGGCGGTGATCCGCTCGGTCGAGATCAAGAGCGCGGTGGTCGGCGAGGACGAGAAGGAGGCGGGGCTGCGCGCCCTGCTGAACCTGGGTCACACCTTCGGCCATGCGATCGAGACCGAGGTCGGCTTCGACGAAGGGGCGCTGGCGCACGGCGAGGCGGTGGCGCTCGGCTGCTGCATGGCCTTCCGATATTCGGCGGCCGAGGAGCTGTGTTCGGCAGACGATGTCGAACGGGTCGAGGCGGTGGTCGCGGCGGCTGGGCTGCCCACCCGGCTGGATCAGGCGGGATCGTTCTCGGCCGACCGTCTGCTGGCCCTGATGGCGGGCGACAAAAAGGCCGAGGGCGGGGCGCTGACCCTGATCCTGACGCGCGGCATCGGCCAGGCCTTCGTCGCCAAGGGCGTCGATGCGGCCAAGGTGCGGGCCTTCCTGACCAAGGAAGGCGCGACCGCGTGA
- a CDS encoding shikimate kinase produces the protein MRRRANPGPTRTIALVGLMGVGKSSVGRRLANRLRLPFADGDVEIEAAAGMTVSEIFAALGEAEFRAGEARVIRRLLEGPPIVLATGGGAMMNPETRALLKSKADTVWLRADLAVIAERVARRDTRPLLRGKDPLEVLTGLAEARYPIYGEADVAVDVGQGSHGQAVDAIHKNLRRHWRQRRRTETPQ, from the coding sequence ATGAGGCGGCGCGCGAATCCGGGTCCGACCCGCACCATAGCCCTGGTCGGCCTGATGGGGGTGGGCAAATCGTCGGTCGGTCGTCGGCTGGCCAATCGGCTGCGACTGCCGTTTGCGGACGGGGATGTAGAGATCGAGGCGGCGGCCGGGATGACGGTGTCAGAAATCTTCGCCGCCCTGGGCGAGGCCGAGTTCCGCGCGGGCGAGGCGCGGGTGATCCGCCGGCTGCTGGAGGGGCCGCCCATCGTGCTGGCGACCGGCGGCGGGGCGATGATGAACCCGGAGACGCGGGCGCTGCTGAAGTCCAAGGCCGACACCGTCTGGCTGAGGGCCGATCTGGCGGTCATCGCGGAACGGGTGGCGCGCCGCGACACGCGGCCCCTGCTGCGCGGCAAGGATCCGCTGGAGGTGCTGACCGGCTTGGCCGAGGCGCGCTATCCCATCTATGGCGAGGCCGATGTTGCCGTGGACGTCGGGCAGGGCTCGCACGGCCAGGCAGTGGACGCCATTCACAAGAACCTGCGCCGACACTGGCGCCAAAGACGACGCACGGAGACCCCGCAATGA
- a CDS encoding site-specific tyrosine recombinase XerD produces MTPQIEAFLEMMAVERDASPHTLSAYGRDLADAEMALSDAGGLMKADAEAVEAWFADLSRRGLSAATAARRRSSARQFYRFALAEGWRTDDPSRRLDAPKQGRSLPKVLSRAEIGALLAASAARDAAAGLRLVALVEMAYASGLRVSELLGLKVEAVRRDPAYLIVRGKGGKDRLAPLNAAAREAIKAWLVARDARRKPEAPDSPWLFPSSGRTGHLTPRRFAQLLDEAAITAGIDPARVSPHVLRHAFATHLLEGGADLRVVQTLLGHVDIATTQIYTHVATDRLAQVVHQNHPLARDD; encoded by the coding sequence ATGACGCCCCAGATCGAGGCCTTTCTGGAGATGATGGCGGTCGAACGCGACGCCTCGCCCCATACGCTGTCCGCCTATGGCCGCGATCTGGCGGACGCGGAGATGGCGCTGTCGGACGCCGGCGGACTGATGAAGGCCGACGCCGAAGCGGTCGAGGCTTGGTTCGCGGACCTGTCGCGGCGCGGTCTATCCGCCGCCACCGCCGCCCGTCGCCGCTCCTCCGCGCGCCAGTTCTACCGCTTCGCCCTGGCCGAGGGGTGGCGCACCGACGACCCTTCGCGCCGCCTCGACGCCCCCAAACAGGGCCGGTCCCTGCCCAAGGTGTTGAGCCGCGCCGAGATCGGCGCCCTGCTGGCCGCCTCGGCCGCCCGTGACGCGGCGGCGGGCCTGCGCCTGGTCGCCCTGGTCGAGATGGCCTACGCCTCCGGCCTGCGCGTGTCCGAACTGCTGGGGCTGAAAGTCGAGGCCGTTCGGCGCGACCCCGCCTATCTGATCGTGCGCGGCAAGGGCGGCAAGGATCGGCTCGCCCCCCTCAACGCCGCCGCCCGCGAAGCGATCAAGGCCTGGCTCGTCGCGCGCGACGCCAGACGCAAGCCTGAGGCCCCCGACAGTCCCTGGCTGTTCCCCTCCTCCGGCCGCACGGGCCACTTAACCCCACGCCGTTTCGCTCAACTGCTGGACGAGGCGGCGATCACGGCCGGCATCGACCCCGCCCGCGTCAGCCCCCACGTCCTGCGCCACGCCTTCGCCACCCACCTGCTTGAAGGCGGCGCCGACCTACGCGTCGTCCAGACCCTGCTGGGCCACGTCGATATCGCCACGACCCAGATCTACACCCACGTCGCCACCGACCGCCTGGCTCAGGTCGTCCACCAAAACCACCCCTTGGCGCGCGACGACTGA
- a CDS encoding DUF1902 domain-containing protein, which yields MAHIPAMAEEFYVKAIWDPEAGVWCSESNIVGLVLETATLGEFENLARHFAPELLAENLGIHGAVPVRFEAAGGFDVIAA from the coding sequence ATGGCGCATATTCCGGCTATGGCTGAAGAGTTCTACGTCAAGGCGATCTGGGATCCCGAGGCAGGAGTCTGGTGCAGCGAGTCGAATATCGTCGGGCTGGTGCTGGAAACGGCGACACTCGGTGAGTTCGAGAACCTCGCTCGCCATTTCGCGCCTGAGCTTCTGGCGGAAAATCTCGGCATTCATGGCGCTGTCCCAGTGCGGTTCGAAGCGGCTGGTGGATTTGACGTGATCGCTGCGTG